In Candidatus Methanomethylophilaceae archaeon, the DNA window GGATACCCATTCTGCTCTGCGTCCTCGCGGCTACTTTCTTCTGTCTGATTTATGTCGGCGGCCTTCTCGCGGAGGCTGTGGACGCTTTCTATACGGGGCTGGTCGGAACGGCTCTCGCGGACTTCGGGAGGGAGGTCGGCGGGGACCTCGGCGAAGCCATCATGTCCGGCATAGACGGGAGCCTCAGCGCGATACTGGGGCTGGTCATACCTTACATCATGGTGTTCTATATCGTGCTGGGAATCCTCGAGGATTCGGGATACCTGCCGAGGGCGGTGATTCTTTTGGATCGCTCAATGCATAAGCTGGGGTTGCACGGCAACGCTTTCATCCCCATCATGGTGGGTTTCGGCTGCAACGTCCCGGCCATACTCGCGACCAGGGCGGTCCGCTCCAAGAGAGAGAGGATGATACTGTGCACGATTATCTGCATGGCCGTCCCGTGCTCGGCGCAGCTGGCCACGATCACAGGCGTCACCGGAAGGTACGCCGGAGCGATCTGGGTGCTGGTGATCTTCGCGGTTCTCATCGCGCTCGGTTTCGCATCCGGGACGATCCTGAACAAGAGGCTCAAGCGCGAGCCGTCGAACCTTGCGATGGAGCTTCCGGAGCTTCAGATGCCGACGGCGAAGAACGTCCTCCTGAAGATGTGGTACAGGACCAGCGACTTCTTCAAGCTGGCCGTTCCGCTTCTCATCGTAGGGAGCATCGTGATCGAGGTGCTCATGCAGTTCGATCTCCTGGAGCCGATGGTGGAGCCGATGTCGTGGCTCACCGCCGGGATTCTCGGGCTGCCGCCGGTCACCATAATCGCTTTCATCGCCGGTATACTGAGGAAGGAGATGTCCTACGGTATGCTGGTGATACTCGCCGCCGCCCAGGGGATAACGGACATCACATTGTTCATGGATGCCAGGCAGTTCGTGGTGTTCGGCGTCGTGATGTCGGTGTATATGCCCTGCCTCGCCACGATGACCGCCATGGGCAAGGAGCTGGGCCTGAAGGAGACGGCCACAGTCTCGCTGGCCACCATCTGCGTCGCGGTCGTGATAGGGGCGGCATTCAATTTCGCATTGGGCACTTTCATGTGATGCTCCAGACAGTTCGGTTCGGGTGCCAGCGCTCTGTCGATGATGGGAGTTGCTTGTCTGAGAGGGTCGGCCACAAATGTCTGCGGTGAAAACGGCCTTATGGAAACGGTGAAAATGGCCTTGTAGAAACGGTGAAAACGGCCTTGTAGAAACGGTGAAAACGGCCTTGTAGAAACGGTGAAAACTACCTTATTATATAAGCAGTGAACATTCTTGATTTCATGGTGCAGAATGAAAGATACCTTCCGAGGCTGGTGGATGCCGTCGTAGAAGAAACGCTTGCAATCAGCGGCGCCGTCCATATAAAAGGGCCGAAGTATTGCGGCAAGACCTGGACATCCAAATATCACTGCTCCAGTTTTTATGAGCTAGATCTGGCAGATAACGATTATCAAAATCTTAAATTAGCCAGAATCGACCTTGATTATGCTCTGAAAGGAGCTAATCCGCGCTTGATAGACGAGTGGCAGCTTCTTCCTGCGGTATGGGATGCAGTTCGCAATACGGTCGACCAAGAAGGAAGAAAAGGTATGTACATACTCTCGGGCTCATCGACCCCAAAAAAGGATTCGAAACCGTTCCACAGCGGATTGGGGAGGATAGCTTCCTTGAATATGAGGACGATGACTTTGTACGAATCCAAAGATTCGGATGGCTCTGTTTCATTGAAAGATATGTTCATCGGAAAATTCTCCAATACTCCGATTAGAGAGAAGTCATTGGACAATATCCTTGACCTGACGATGAGGGGAGGCTGGCCAGGCAATCTGGGGCTGAATCCGTCGAAGGCAGCCAAGGCCGTATCGGTATATGCCAGGCAGATATGCTACGAGGATCTTCTGATGGTGGACAGCGGCAAAGATCCGGCGAGGATGATGCGCATACTCAAATCCCTTTCACGCAACGAATCCACGACTGCCAGCAGAAATGTCATAGCCAAAGACATGAAGGAATTCGATGACGATACGATATCAGATGATACGGTCGGAGAATACACATCGGTCCTCGATAGGATGTGCCTTATAGAGGACCAAGGCGCATTCAATCCCAATCTGAGATCGTCTGTCCGCGTCGGCAAGACCCCCAAAAGACATCTCACAGATCCGGCACTGGCGATATCGGCTCTTGGCCTCACCAGGAACATGCTTCTGGACGATCTGAACACGTTCGGATTCATGTTTGAAGCTCTATGCGAAAGAGACCTGCAGGTATATGCATATGTCAACGGCGGTAGGCTGTACCATTACAGGGACGGGAAAGGAAGGGAAATCGATGCGATCGTCGAGATGCCTGATGGCAGGTGGGGCGCGTTCGAGATTAAACTGGGTGCAGACAGGATCGATGAGGGCGCGGAAAATCTGAAGAGGATCGATTCGCTGATCCGCGATGACCCTAAAGGGAGGCCTCCGGAATTCCTTGCCGTAATATGCGGGATGTCTTCCGCCGCTTACAGAAGGGAAGACGGCGTATATGTGATACCGATAACCTCTCTCGGCCCATGATCAGAGGGCGCATTCATCGAACAGCATCGATGCGATCCGATCTACACAGAACCGTTTTATATCGATTAATTATTATCATTATTGATAATGATAAAGGTGTGAAGATGAGGCTCTCCGAGATACTCTCCAACCCAGTCAGGCTCAGGATAGTGCAATGCCTCCAGGTCAGGGGGGAAGCCACGACCAAGCAGCTTTGCAGAGAGCTGGATGACATCCCCGCCCCTACGGTTTACCGCCATGTCGGCCGCCTCGTGGAGGAAGGCATACTGACGGTCAAGGAAGAGAGGAAAATCAGAGGAAGCGCCGAGAGGCTTCTCGCGATCAACGAGGCCAAATGGTCTGCCGAGACGGACGACATCGCCGACGCATCCTATCAGTTCCTGATGTCCCTGTACGACAGGTTCAGGGAATACGGAGGGGATGATCCGGCGGAGGACAGGCTGTGCCTCAGGACCTGCATGCTCCGTCTGTCCGACGAGACGTTCGACGGGTTCCTGAGCGAATACGCCGGCCTTCTGGAGAAGTATGCCGGCCGTCAGGACGGAGGCAAGGTCAGGAGCGTCTCGATCATCTCGGCACCTGTCAAGGAGGATATGGAATGACAGCGATCGAAGAGAAAATCACGGTAAACGCGGCGGTGCCTATCGGGGCTACCGTATCCTATCCGGATAAGGAGGCAAAGAGGCCGGCCATAGCGATTGTCATGGGCACAGGAAAGATGGACCGCGACGGGAACTCGGCCGGGTTCCGCACGGATATGTACAAGGGCCTTTCGGACCTGTTCGTCGGAGAGGGTTTCGTCACCATCCGCTACGACAAGAGAGGCACCTACGGCTCCGGAGGGGACTTCGACAGCGCCGGGCTCAGCGACCTAGTGGATGATGCCGTC includes these proteins:
- a CDS encoding ferrous iron transporter B, whose amino-acid sequence is MGYLETIMSMDGSVSWGSAVKMLEGLGMFVERESLEVEAYVRQVSAEFRETHGDMLDVHIARDRYGDAHVIAMSAVEPIAGGMSRKDRISEMTISPSTGIPILLCVLAATFFCLIYVGGLLAEAVDAFYTGLVGTALADFGREVGGDLGEAIMSGIDGSLSAILGLVIPYIMVFYIVLGILEDSGYLPRAVILLDRSMHKLGLHGNAFIPIMVGFGCNVPAILATRAVRSKRERMILCTIICMAVPCSAQLATITGVTGRYAGAIWVLVIFAVLIALGFASGTILNKRLKREPSNLAMELPELQMPTAKNVLLKMWYRTSDFFKLAVPLLIVGSIVIEVLMQFDLLEPMVEPMSWLTAGILGLPPVTIIAFIAGILRKEMSYGMLVILAAAQGITDITLFMDARQFVVFGVVMSVYMPCLATMTAMGKELGLKETATVSLATICVAVVIGAAFNFALGTFM
- a CDS encoding ATP-binding protein, which translates into the protein MVQNERYLPRLVDAVVEETLAISGAVHIKGPKYCGKTWTSKYHCSSFYELDLADNDYQNLKLARIDLDYALKGANPRLIDEWQLLPAVWDAVRNTVDQEGRKGMYILSGSSTPKKDSKPFHSGLGRIASLNMRTMTLYESKDSDGSVSLKDMFIGKFSNTPIREKSLDNILDLTMRGGWPGNLGLNPSKAAKAVSVYARQICYEDLLMVDSGKDPARMMRILKSLSRNESTTASRNVIAKDMKEFDDDTISDDTVGEYTSVLDRMCLIEDQGAFNPNLRSSVRVGKTPKRHLTDPALAISALGLTRNMLLDDLNTFGFMFEALCERDLQVYAYVNGGRLYHYRDGKGREIDAIVEMPDGRWGAFEIKLGADRIDEGAENLKRIDSLIRDDPKGRPPEFLAVICGMSSAAYRREDGVYVIPITSLGP
- a CDS encoding helix-turn-helix domain-containing protein, whose product is MRLSEILSNPVRLRIVQCLQVRGEATTKQLCRELDDIPAPTVYRHVGRLVEEGILTVKEERKIRGSAERLLAINEAKWSAETDDIADASYQFLMSLYDRFREYGGDDPAEDRLCLRTCMLRLSDETFDGFLSEYAGLLEKYAGRQDGGKVRSVSIISAPVKEDME